The Flavobacterium sp. 1 genome contains the following window.
GCCAAGCCAACACTAGCCGCAGATTGTGGGTTTTGACCTGTAATCAATTTTCCATCAATAGCTATGTTATTACTCCAATTAGGCGAATGTTTATAATTTGCTCCATGCCCGATTAAGGTATCTTCAAGTAAGAATGGTACAACATTGGTAGATTGTACTTCTTCCTCTTCACCATTTGTAAATGCAGCTACATTTTTACCTGCAACTAAATAGAAGCCATTGCTTAATTTTACATTTACTAATGCGGCCGGACCATGACAAACTGCCGAAACAATTTTCCCTGATTCGTAAAACTGAGGTACTAATCTTAACACCGCTGGGCTATCTGCAAAATCCCACATTGTTCCATGACCTCCGGCAAAGAATATTGCATCATAATCTCCTGCTTTTGCGTCATCTAATTTTAAAGTGTTCTCTAAAGCATTTCTAAAATCTGCATCAGCCCAATATTTAGCATTTACCGGATCATTAAAGTCCTCTAATCCATCCAACGGTGCTTTACCACCTTTTATTGAAGCAATATTGACTATTACACCGCTTTCTTCAAGTTTTTCCAATGGGTGTGTTACTTCACTAAGATTAAAACCAGTAGGAATACTAGTATCTCCTTTTACATCGCAACTTGTTACAACGAACAAAACTTTTGCTGTTCCTTTTCCTTTATTCATTTTTTTAAATTTTAATCTTTTATTAATTATTTACAATACTTTGAAGAATTCTACCATCTTATTAACAGCTTGCTCTACATATTCCGGCACATCATACAAGGCGATATGGGTGGCGCCCTCTACAATGAATAATTCTTTTTCACCCTTTGCAAGATTATAAGCCTGCTCACTAAATATTCTTGTATCAGCTTTACTTCCGGCAATTAGTAAAAGTGGCTGAGTTAGAAAGTCACCGAGGTAATCAAATACAGAAAATGTCGTCATTTTGTCTATACTTGTAAAAAGGAAACGCCCCATAGAATTTGGATGGTGACCTCTTGGAGTTCTATAATAATCATAGCCTTCACGGAGCATATCAGGAGTTTGCTCATTAATATCTTCAAACTTTTCAGGAACGAAAGGAACGTACATCAGTTCAGCTCCATTTGCTTGTGCGGTTCTTTGGTATGCAACCATTTCAAGCGATTTAATCAGCTCTGAAACTGGCACCTCTACTCCAAATTGACTTCTGACTGCTTCGCCCATTGGAGTTCCACTAACTGCTACTACTGCTTTAAAACGTCGCTCTGTTTGTGCCACACTTAATGTATATCCACCACCTGCACAGATACCATATACTCCCATTCTTTCAGTGTCAACATAGGGCAATGTAGCTAAGAAGTCTGCTGCACAACGAGCGTCTTCAACACGAACAGCCGGGTCTTCAAGTAATCTTGGCTCACCCTCACTTGCTCCTTGATATGAGGAATCATAAACTAAAACAACGTAACCGTGTTTTGATAGTTTTTCAGCATACAAACCTATAGTTTGCTCTTTTACACCGCCCGCAGGATGAATGCCAACCAATGCAGGATATTTTTTATTTTCATCAAATCCTTCTGGTAAATGAAGGTTTGCAGCGAGTGTATTTGCTCTGTTTTTAAAGTTTACTGATTTAATCATTGTTTAATATTTTTTATTGTTGTAATAAATTATTGATACTGTTTTCATCTTATTATTAATTTTAAATCATTGAATTTTCCCAGGCTCCCTTAGTATCAATCCCAGTTTTATCGGCCAATTCTTCAATAAGTTTAATTTCTGATTCGGATAAATTGATTTTCATTGCGTTTTGAATATCATCTATTTGTGAAGTTTTGGTAACACCGATAATAGGAAGTGTATTTTTTGCAATAGCCCATGCAATTGCAATTTGGGCTGTAGAAGCATTTCTACTACTGCCAATTTCTTTCATGGCATTGGTTAATTCTTCCAACTGCGGAAGTACTTTATTGTAAGTGTTACCTCGTCCACTACCTTCCGGAAGCGGATTATGGGTGTTGTATTTTCCGGATAATGCACCTTGTTCCAGCACCATGTACGCAAAGAAAGTTATATTGTGCTTTTTGCAATAGTCTAATATCCCAGCTTCTTCGGACGAACGGTATAAAAGGCTGTAATGATTTTGCACTGCTGAAATCGAAAATCCATCTTTTGAAAGTATATCATTAGCATATTTGATTTCTTCCAAATTATGATTTGAAACACCAACATTTTTTACTTTACCACTCTTTAATAAGGGGATTAAATAAGGAGTCCATTTTTGAACATCTGTTGGATTATGAATCCAATAAATATCTATATAATCAGTCCCTAGGCGTTCCAAACTACTATTCAACATTTCTTCAACCGGATTTGAAGATGACCCGGCAAGTTGAGGAGTAAACTTAGTTGATAAAACTATTTTTTCACGTGGATAGTTTTTTATGGATTCACCTAAAATATTCTCTGATGACCCCATACCATAAACTGCTGCTGTGTCCCAAAGTACTAGGCCTGACTTATATGCTTCGTCAAAAACCTGTTTTACATCTTCAGAGTTCAAATTATTCCCAAAAACCTGATCCCCTCCGGCAAAGCCTGTCCCCCAAGACCAAGTACCAAGTGCTACTAATGGTAAATTTTTCATTGTGATTGTGTTTTAAATTGTGAAGTAAAATTACAATCACCACAAGAGTATTAATTGTACAAAACGGCTAACTTTAAAAGAACGGAGATAGTCTCAAAAAAGAGTAAGTGACATCTTTAATACAATGAAATCCTTTTTTTATCACCTATTGCTATGGGCAGGACTTCTGTCAGTTCAAGAGATTTTACCATATTCTCAACGGTAGATTTATATTTTTTGAAATGAAGTGCTTGTGTGTGCTCTTGATAAGCTGCTACGCTGGCATAAGTTTCTAAAATTGTAATATGAGCAGGATTATTTTTGTCCTGAACGGCTGAATATGCCAATACACCCTTTTCAAGTTTCAAGGCGGTTTTCATTTGCTCTTTCAGGGCAACTTTATAGTTTTCTAATTGGGTACTGTCCACCACAATTTTTGCAATACGCATATAATTGTTAGATGCTTGTGCAGAAACTTTAGCTGAAATAAATAATGACATAACCACAATTGTTAAGATTGATTTTAGTTGC
Protein-coding sequences here:
- a CDS encoding alpha/beta hydrolase; this encodes MIKSVNFKNRANTLAANLHLPEGFDENKKYPALVGIHPAGGVKEQTIGLYAEKLSKHGYVVLVYDSSYQGASEGEPRLLEDPAVRVEDARCAADFLATLPYVDTERMGVYGICAGGGYTLSVAQTERRFKAVVAVSGTPMGEAVRSQFGVEVPVSELIKSLEMVAYQRTAQANGAELMYVPFVPEKFEDINEQTPDMLREGYDYYRTPRGHHPNSMGRFLFTSIDKMTTFSVFDYLGDFLTQPLLLIAGSKADTRIFSEQAYNLAKGEKELFIVEGATHIALYDVPEYVEQAVNKMVEFFKVL
- a CDS encoding putative quinol monooxygenase; amino-acid sequence: MQLKSILTIVVMSLFISAKVSAQASNNYMRIAKIVVDSTQLENYKVALKEQMKTALKLEKGVLAYSAVQDKNNPAHITILETYASVAAYQEHTQALHFKKYKSTVENMVKSLELTEVLPIAIGDKKRISLY
- a CDS encoding aldo/keto reductase, whose product is MKNLPLVALGTWSWGTGFAGGDQVFGNNLNSEDVKQVFDEAYKSGLVLWDTAAVYGMGSSENILGESIKNYPREKIVLSTKFTPQLAGSSSNPVEEMLNSSLERLGTDYIDIYWIHNPTDVQKWTPYLIPLLKSGKVKNVGVSNHNLEEIKYANDILSKDGFSISAVQNHYSLLYRSSEEAGILDYCKKHNITFFAYMVLEQGALSGKYNTHNPLPEGSGRGNTYNKVLPQLEELTNAMKEIGSSRNASTAQIAIAWAIAKNTLPIIGVTKTSQIDDIQNAMKINLSESEIKLIEELADKTGIDTKGAWENSMI